The proteins below are encoded in one region of Lytechinus pictus isolate F3 Inbred chromosome 11, Lp3.0, whole genome shotgun sequence:
- the LOC129271837 gene encoding uncharacterized protein LOC129271837, with product MVLKKSELREQDVSLARQLLVVYDYVEETKWFLENFEACDPRHSIAGPLTSTERRFSQNFQKRLSDFGLNLKGIPHNGFASPPSWTDLSGSKTTPKRHSRNISDGMISIEHLRRIYHENNNNAAAGMDKSESCEALPEGPLLDGSEGRSRSPRSMTRRSISSNFLEISFSSMTASKGDHGLHQGPLSPISDSGQAVTMDEYADGDDKEEEGEKRNVHLQSTPKPVVETNSPDTFGNDAMAAEERTKESESVSFYIPRDEDEVSVDSHSTADHHRGSASSSSASSMMSLQSSLSSSSSSTDTQAKSNSSHQTCQNTTETMSALPPHSTTGSSTDTTADECSIFIADDSNDHIAEDNRTLITSFESHMNWLQEQDETLL from the exons ATGGTTCTGAAGAAG AGCGAACTTCGAGAGCAAGATGTCAGCCTGGCCCGTCAGCTCCTCGTCGTCTACGACTACGTCGAGGAGACCAAGTGGTTCCTTGAAAACTTCGAAGCATGCGATCCTCGTCACTCGATCGCCGGTCCATTGACGTCAACGGAGCGTCGATTCTCGCAAAACTTTCAGAAGAGGCTGTCGGATTTTGGTTTGAACTTGAAGGGGATCCCGCACAACGGGTTCGCATCGCCTCCATCCTGGACAGACCTGAGCGGTAGTAAAACAACGCCGAAGAGACATAGCAGGAACATATCAGATGGGATGATTAGTATCGAACACCTGAGACGAATCTaccatgaaaataataataatgcagcaGCGGGGATGGATAAATCAGAAAGTTGTGAAGCGCTTCCGGAAGGTCCGTTACTGGATGGGTCGGAGGGCAGAAGCAGATCGCCTCGGTCAATGACAAGGAGAAGTATCTCTTCCAATTTCCTAGAAATCAGCTTCAGCTCGATGACAGCATCAAAAGGCGACCATGGTCTTCACCAGGGTCCATTGTCTCCGATCTCTGATTCTGGACAAGCCGTAACCATGGATGAAtatgctgatggtgatgataaggaggaggagggtgAGAAGAGGAATGTGCATTTACAGTCGACACCAAAACCAGTCGTGGAAACGAACTCTCCGGATACCTTTGGGAACGACGCAATGGCCGCtgaagaaagaactaaagaatCAGAAAGCGTTTCGTTTTATATTCCCCGGGATGAGGACGAAGTTTCGGTAGATTCTCATTCCACTGCTGACCACCACCGCGGTAGTGCTTCGTCGTCATCGGCATCATCGATGATGTCACTGCAAAGTTCCttgtcatcgtcgtcatcatccaCCGATACGCAAGCAAAATCGAATTCTTCCCACCAGACCTGCCAGAACACCACCGAAACGATGAGTGCACTTCCCCCACACTCGACCACTGGTTCGTCAACCGACACAACAGCAGATGAGTGCAGTATTTTCATTGCCGATGATTCAAATGACCACATCGCAGAGGATAACAGAACTTTGATAACCTCCTTTGAAAGTCATATGAACTGGCTACAAGAGCAAGATGAAACACTTCTTTAG